One region of Nitrospira sp. genomic DNA includes:
- a CDS encoding nitrate oxidoreductase subunit beta, with protein sequence QMFGPGVDNAIEKYLVPSRELLAVLQLWRASQQIVFRYDVIPGPKVFETQIHGKRFEMYNDTVLGFNKSGKEVARIQVEEPIYIRPAERVTWL encoded by the coding sequence GCAGATGTTTGGCCCGGGCGTGGACAACGCCATCGAGAAGTATCTCGTGCCCAGCCGCGAACTGTTGGCGGTCCTCCAGCTCTGGAGAGCCAGTCAGCAGATCGTCTTCCGGTACGACGTCATCCCTGGTCCGAAGGTGTTTGAGACCCAGATCCACGGTAAGCGTTTCGAGATGTACAACGATACCGTCCTGGGCTTCAACAAGTCGGGCAAGGAAGTGGCGCGTATTCAGGTCGAAGAGCCGATCTACATTCGGCCGGCCGAGCGCGTAACCTGGCTGTAA